A genome region from Cyanobacteria bacterium FACHB-DQ100 includes the following:
- a CDS encoding pentapeptide repeat-containing protein, with translation MILAQARTATALRGLDTERQKLLIGSLRSLDLLTPEKGVGILQNAYLNEVDLSHVALSGANLSKALLRGATLSGSLLGEAHLGKADLRGANLSKAKLIEADLSEAKLAKADLSEADLTRANLSRTNLVRANLKDASY, from the coding sequence ATCATCCTTGCTCAAGCCCGAACCGCCACTGCCTTACGAGGATTAGATACAGAGAGACAGAAGTTGCTCATTGGGTCTTTACGCTCCTTAGATCTTCTAACTCCTGAAAAGGGAGTAGGCATACTGCAAAATGCTTATCTCAACGAAGTAGATTTGAGCCATGTTGCTCTGAGTGGAGCAAACTTAAGTAAGGCTTTGCTGCGTGGAGCAACCTTGAGTGGATCGCTGCTAGGCGAAGCACACCTAGGTAAAGCTGATCTGAGAGGAGCAAATTTGAGTAAGGCTAAACTGATAGAAGCAGACTTGAGTGAAGCCAAACTGGCAAAAGCGGACTTGAGCGAAGCTGATTTGACGAGAGCAAATTTGAGCCGCACTAATTTGGTAAGAGCAAACCTTAAAGACGCAAGCTATTAG